TGCCCAGATGGAAAACGCTAACTTACAAAATGCTGACCTGAGTCTTGCAGATTTACGGGGGGCGAATGTAGCGGGAGCAGATTTTAAGGGAGCAATTCTCGCCCCTAGTAAACAAGATCCAGCAGATCAATTTGTCCAAACCCCAGATTTAGGCTCAGTATCTGCCGTAGTTCAAGGCGTTGATTTTTCTCAAGCCAAAAATTTAGATGCCAAGCAATTAGCGTACATTTGTACTCAAGGAGGCATTCATTCGCGTTGCCCGTAGAATGGAGGGGAGCAGGGGGCAGGGGGCAGGGGGAGCAGGGGACGATGAAGTAGATGAGGCGAATAATCAATGCCCAATGCCCAATGACTAATGACTAATGACTAATGACTAATGACAAATTGGTGTGAGGAGTCTGTTATGAAGTATATTCCATATTTGGTTTCAGTTTTGGGGGCTGGTTTAGTTTTGAGTCTGGTGAGTACTAAACCAGCACAAGCTCAAGTAGCTTATGGAAGCTACATTGGTATAGGCCCCACTGTTGGTTTTACTGATGGTATCCAAATCGGGGGAGTAATAGCTGGGCGTTACAAGCTTTTGGAAGCACCGATTTCACTGCGTGCGCAAGTGTTAATTGGTAATAATACGGCAGTTGTACCAACAGTTTCTTACGATTTCCCCCTTAATTGGCAAGCTGATGCGTACCTGGGTGCTGGGTTAGTGTTGGCTGGTGGTGGTGGATCTTCTCCTGTGGGCGACAAAATCAGTTTTGCTTTACAACCGGGCATTGATTATATGATCCCAAATAGCAATACTGTCCTTTTTGGAAATGCCATCATTGCTTTTGATGCCTACCGTGATAGCAGTGGTACAGCTATCTCTGTACAAGGTGGTGTTGGGTTGAGATTTTAATGGGCAAAGAAAAACTCTGCCGCGATCGCTATCCCTAAGAAGCGTTAAACTTCATTGCAAATTAAGAAGTTAATCCAAACAACATGATAATTTTTTGTCATGAAGAGAAATAGCACAGGATTAACACAGGAGAACACAGTGGCAATGGAATCAAATTTATTAACAGATGCGGGCGCAGATGAAGTGAATCAAGATTTCAGTGAATATGTCGCCAACCTTCAACTTCACATGACTCTGCAAGCTCGCAATCTTGTTCCATCCCTGAAGCAAACACTGGTAGATAGTCGTCAGCAACTACTCCATCAAACTCAAGCCCACTTTGAAAAGCTAGTTTCTCGACAAGGGCTGTAAATATATACAAATTTTAATCAAAATTCCAATAAAATAAAGGCAGATGTTGTTGGGTTAATGTCAATGTTATGCTCACAAGGTCTGCTTTTTCTGCTTTTTTAAGTATAAAGTTACTCAAATCACACTTTTGATGCACTAGTAAATGGCAGAAAGCAGTTAATATTATTGCAGCAGTTCCTTTGAAGAGCAGTTAGTTAAGGCTGAATAGCGGCTCGAATAAAAATGACTTCATTACTTCCCAGAAACCTCAGCGTTGTTATCCGACCAGTCCAATACCGGGATTTGGACGGGATTGAGCGCATAACTCAAGAGTCATTCGCAGCCCTTACTCCCCAGGGAGCAGGTTTTGCAATCAGTCAGATGCTCATGCTGCGTCGCTGGTATGGATTACTCAAATTTTTGAGTTGGTTCCCCAACCCGCTCCAGTATCGCCTCTGTGCTTTTGTCGCAGAGCAAGGACGGATGCTTCTAGGGATGATTCAAGTGTCACCTTTTAACCGAACACGCAGTACTTGGCGCATCGATCAAGTGCTGTTAGAGCGTGGTGTCGATAAACAAGGAATTGGTTCGCAACTTTTGCGTCATTGCTTTGAATCGATTTTGGAAGCTCGGACTTGGCTACTGGAAGTTAACATCAATGACATTGAGGCGCTGGCACTATATCGGCAAAATGGATTTCAACGTCTGGCGGAAATGACATACTGGGAAATTGAGCCAGAATTATTGGCTGAATTGGCACAAGCAGAGCCAGATTTGCCCAATCTTTTGCCAGTGAGTAATGCTGATGCCCAGTTGCTCTATCAACTAGATACGGCATCTATGCCTCCTTTAGTCCGTCAGGTTTTTGACCGCAATACCCGCGACTTTAAAACCAGTTTGTTTGGCGCTTTAAGCGATGCAGTGAAGCAATGGGTGACTAAAACAGAAGTCATCAGTGGTTACGTATTTGAACCCCAACGCAAAGCTGCCATCGGCTATTTTCAGGTGCAACTTGACCGAAAGGGGGAAGTTCCCCACGTGGCAACGTTGACGGTTCATCCTGCTTACACTTGGCTGTATCCAGAATTGTTATCTCAACTGGCTCGGATTACCCAAGATTTTCCCCAGCAAGGGTTACAATTAGCCTCCTCTGACTATCAAGCAGAGCGAGAAGAGTATTTGGAGCGAATTGGGGCAAAACGCATAGAACATACATTAGTGATGTCTCGTTCTGTGTGGCATAAGCTACGGGAGTCTAAATTCGTCTCATTAGAAGGAATTCAGTGGACTGATATGCTGCAAGGGTTACAACCGGCACGCAAACCTATACCAGGTGGGATGTCATGGATACAACCAGGAAAGCTACCATCCTCAGATAAACCACTACCAATTAAGTCAGAACCAATTAACTTTTCGGTAAAAAACCCTAGCATAGAAGTATCGCCGATTCCTGAATCAGCAGATGCAGAGCCGGAGAATTAGTGATATCCCAGGAGCAGCCAAAACCGTTTATTTCAGCGTTGGGACTAGATTTTGGTCGCAAGCGCATTGGTGTGGCTGGGTGCGATCGCACGGGTTTAATTGCCACTGGGATCACTACAATTGAGCGCACATCTTTTGAGCAGGATGTCGAGCAAATCCGGCAAATAGTTAATGAACGCGAGGTGCAAATTCTAGTTATGGGCTTACCTTATTCAATGGATGGCTCAATAGGATTTCAGGCGCGTCAAGTTCAGAAATTTACTACAAGACTTACTAAAGCCTTAAAACTGCCCGTGGAATATGTGGATGAGCGATTAACTTCATATCAAGCAGAGCAACTGCTGATAGCTGAGAACCGCTCCCCGTCACGCCATAAAGGTTTGATTGACCGCAAGGCAGCCGCTTTAATATTGCAACAATGGCTAGATGTTAAGCGTGCTAGTTCTGGCAGTTCGGTGGCGGCAATTGAATATTGATACCTTTTAACATGATATTCTGAAAACGGTTAGTCAGCAGTTGTATCTACGTATAAAGCTATTTGGTTGAGATAGTATGTCATTAAATAGTTAAGCGATTTCCAAACTTGCTGGTATTTAGTAAATTTTTAGATTTCGGCTATGTTTTCCCCTCCATTTCCTGAAGAAAATGATAACGCTCATACCAGTTCCATCACTTTAACCGATGACAAAGGGCGATCGCTCGAATGTTATGTAGAGCATTCCCTTGAGGTAGATGGACAAGAATACGTTTTACTGCTTCCTGTAGACTCACCTGTAGAGATTTTTTCTTGGGAAGGTGACGATGAGGAAGAAGAAGCGGTTCTGGTAGAAGACGACAACATCATTGAGCAAATTTTTGCTAATGCTCAAGCTGTACTATCCGAGCAGAATCTGATATTGAAAAACACAGCTTATGCTTTGACAGTGGCAGGTGATTTACCGCCTGTTGAAGAATCAGAACTCTTTACCTTAGAAATCGAAGACGAAGAGGCCGATTTAGATCCAGAGCAATTACAGCTACTCGCTAGCTTCTATGATGAAGATCAGGAGTATGCAATTTATACACCCCTCGATCCCCTATTATTTTTTGCACGGATTGCGAAAACAGGTGAACCGGAATTACTTTCCCCAGAGGAATTTCGCCAAGTGCAACCTCTGTTAGAGGAACATCTTTTTAATGAAGTAGAATAAAATTTAAAATTCAAAATGTAACATTTTCATTTTGAATTTTTATTTTAATCAAAATCTACTTAAACCCTTTACCATGTCCCGTTAAATGTGGAAGCAATGAAACATTTTGGGAGAGTTTGTATTGTTTAATATTCTGATAAAAGCATATAATTTTGTAGTGTTGACTGCGATCGCCCGACTCAAGGCTACTGCTAAAAAGCAGCAATTTTTACGATCTCCAAATTGAGCGTTAGCCTTTGAAAACGATGTCGTACAGTGACAGCAGAATCTCCACCACAATCAGAATCACCACATACCACTCTACTCGCTGGCTACTGCTATGCTGCATGAACTCCAGGACTGTTTGTGCGGTTTGGGTTATTAGCTCTAGCTTGCGTTCCAAGGCATTGTGACGCTCACGGATTTCATATTCATCCTCTAAGCGGAGATATAAGTTTTCTAGCTGTGGGGATTCCCAGAGCAATTCTGGCTTATCAATAATCTCTACTCGACCTACAATCTTATGTTGAACTAATAGCGTAGTCCCAAGTTGACGGAGTAATTCCCGACTCTGCTTTCTTCCTCGGTTTTCGCGCTGGAGACTAGCTGCAAATGGTTCAATTTGATCGAATACGGACGCGAGGCTAGTTTCATAATGAGACAGCACAACACTTTTAGCGAGGATATCAGCCACTATCTGCAAGCGTTCTACACTAAATTCATGCAGCAAAATTTTTCCTTCCCTAACTCTTTCACTCTCCGCAATATTGAGATGAATTTCTACCTCTTCTGTTTCGGGATCGGCAAAAGAGTCAGTAACTTGAGAGGATAGTTTGGTCAGAAAGGCTATTTTTTCTACAGGTTCAAGGTTAAACAGAACAACTGCGCCATAGTCTAGCAGTACTGCACAGCCATGTTCACCGACTGTAACCATTAGTGGCATAGTCGCCAAGCAAACGTAATTCTCCAACGTATGTAAGTGAATATCCTCACCAAGGAATAGGGCTTGCGCTCTAAATCTATCTCTGTCACTAAAAAGGAGTTTTTGCATTGTCGCCCTATTTGCTTTTCTGTCTGCCGATCTTTGGGGGTAGCAGGGCCTTTAGCCTGATTCTGAGTACTTAGTTAAAGAATGTTTTGCCAATAATTCTGTAAATCAAATCCCCAATGAGAGCAAAAACGTTGAATTTTGTAAATCTAAAAAATTATATTTAATTATTTTGTTCAAATATTAACATATATTGAGCTATTTTTAAGAAGTTTTTTTTACATTCAATATTTATTTTTGCTTGCCCGTTTACAACAAAACTAATTTCAATTGTTGCAGGGTCAATTAAGTAGGTAGGCATAATTAAACATAAAATAAGATCCTAGTTCGTAGTGAGCGATTCATCGCTCAAAAAAATGATTATCAGGACTAAAGTCCCGACTACGAACTTTGATTTATTCAAGAGGAAGAAAATCAAAATAGGAAAATTGATACTCCTGTAAAAGTGGGGGATGTTTGATTTTTTTGAACTTATCATAAAACGATGTATTCATTGATTTGAGTAAATATTAAATTAGAGAGATAGATAATATTTTAGTTATTTTATCTCAAAATGTTCAGGGGGATATTCCAGAATGGAGTTCGACTAACTAAACTATATTGGGTTATGCTCATTTGTCTGAGCTATTAAATTTGACTGTTGACTATGGCGTGGAACAATCTTTTGCAACCTGATTTGATTTTAGAAGGTTCAGTATTGAACCTAACACCAGATATTATCCAAAAATACGGACTGAAGGGGCTGGTATTGGATGTAGATGAAACTTTAGTACCCTTTACAGTCGGGATGGCTTCGCCAGAACTACGAGAGTGGGTAGAGCAAATTCGCGCCTGTACTGCATTGTGTTTGGTGAGCAACAACCTGAGTGAAGCAAGAATTGGGGGAATTGCGCGATCGCTCAATTTACCCTACTATTTAGGTGCAGCCAAGCCTTCTCGACGCAAAATTAGGGCAGCAGTCAGGACAATGGATCTACCAGTGCATCAAGTGGGGATGGTAGGCGATCGCTTATTTACCGATGTCATAGCTGGTAATCGTCTGGGGATGTTTACCATTTTAGTTGAACCCATTGTCCACGCCGATGCAGCTTTGCGTTCTCATCCCATCCGCAACTTTGAAGTTTGGGTATCCGAAATTTTGGGAGCCTCTATTACCCCTAAGAAAAGCAAGATTCACAAAACTTGAAAAATCGTCAGGAAAGTAAATCTAAAGAAATGGTTAAGGAATCTTACTGGAAGCCAAAAATCGGGGATCATAAGTATTAATAACATGGAGTCAGCCAAATAAAGACCCTAACTCATACTAAGTAAATATACACCCGTAAAGCGTCAACCTTCACTATAGAGGGATTGGCGCTTTACAAATTGAGTTAGGAGTTAGAAGTTATGAGTTATGAACTAAATTCAACTCCTAACTCCTCACTCCTAACTCTTCACTATTTAAATGCCACTAACAATTGTTGTCAAAATCGGTACTTCTAGCCTAACTCAACCAGAAACGGGACAATTAGCACTTTCTACCATCGCTACTTTAGCAGAAACACTCTGCCATTTGAGAAGCCAAGGACATCGGGTAATTTTGGTTTCTTCTGGGGCTGTGGGCGTGGGTTGTGCGCGGTTGGGCTTAACTGAACGTCCGAAAGCGATCGCACTCAAACAAGCTGTAGCAGCAGTTGGACAAGGACGATTAATCCGTATATATGATGATTTATTTACTACTCTGCAACAAGCGATCGCTCAAGTATTATTGACTCGCAGCGACTTAGTACAACGTAGCCGCTATCTTAACGCCTACAATACTTTTCAGGAATTACTGGGACTGGGAGTGATCCCCATAGTCAATGAAAATGATACTGTAGCAATAGACGAACTAAAATTTGGTGATAATGATACCCTTTCGGCATTGGTTGCTAGCTTAGTAGAAGCAGATTGGTTATTTTTACTTACCGATGTAGATCGCCTCTACTCAGCCGATCCCCGTTCAGTGCCAGATGCTCGACCGATCGCTTTAGTTAGTAGCATTAAAGAATTAGCTGAATTACAAATACAAACAGGTTCCCAAGGTTCTCAGTGGGGAACTGGGGGGATGCTGACAAAAATTTCGGCGGCAAGAATTGCGATCGCGGCGGGAGTGCGGACTGTAATTACTCAAGGGCGATTTCCCCGGAATATCGAAAAAATTATTCAAGGTGAACTGATTGGGACGCATTTTGAACCGCAACCAGAACCAACTTCAGCGCGTAAACGTTGGATAGCTTACGGACTTTTACCTGCGGGTAAATTGTATTTAGATGAAGGTGCGATCGCGGCAATTTCTCTAGGGGGAAAATCGTTATTAGCTGCTGGAATTAAGGCAGTAGAAGGAGAGTTTGACACACAAGATGCGGTGCAATTGTGTGATAGCAACAGTAACGAAATTGCTAGAGGACTTGTGAATTACAACAGCAACGATCTGCAAAAGATTCGCGGTTGTCATTCACGAGAAATTCCCACAATTTTAGGCTATGCCGGTGTAGAAACAGTAATTCACCGAGATAATTTAGTTTTGACTTAAAATGTAAATAAGATAAATTTCATAAGTACTAACTGGGAGAGTAAAAAATCTTATGACTCAAACGTTAGAAAATGCTATTAACTTACCAGAAGAACAACGCTTTTTCCGGCATGGATTAACTTGGGAACAGTTTAAAGCAATTCAAGCCAGCTTTGAAAATGTACCAGGTGTGCGGCTGTTTTATTGTGATGGATTCTTAGAAATAGTGACAATTGGTAAGCCTCATGAGGCGATTAGGTGTTTAATTGCTGCACTATTAATTACTTACTTTGAAGTCAAAGGGATTGAATTTTTCCCTAGTGGGAGTTTTAGCCAGATTATTCCCAATATACTAGAATACCAAGCAGATTTATCTTATTGCTTTGGAACCGACAAATCTATACCAGACTTGTGTATTGAAGTGGTGATTACTAGCGGTAGCCCCATCAAGTTACAAAAGTACAAATTAATGGGAGTTCCAGAAGTTTGGTTTTGGGAAGATGGCACAATTGAAGTCTACTGCTTACGAGAACAACAATATGACAAAGTTGTTAAAAGTGAGTTTCTAGGAGAATTAGATTTACCACTGGTGAATCGTTGTCTTTTGTTGTCATCTCCCTTGGAAGCGATTAGAGAGTTTCGTCAAAATATTCAACAGTAATAGTCAGGTAAAACGATTAGTGATTTTTAAATTTCACCACATTCTTAACCAGTTTTTCACAGATTAGCTTGTTTCGTGAAGACTCTATAAACTATCCTTACCGTGCGGTAGTATAAGTATGTTTAGAATTTAACTTTGCTAATCAATACACATCCGCATCTGCCAACTATATGGATCTGAGTAATATACCGAAACCTATTTGGTACGCCCTGACTGGATTTCTCTTGTTGACTATAGGCTATGGGGCTGCAACTCATGTTCCAGGGCTGAATACCTCAGATAAAGAAAGCGCTGAAAATAAACCTTCTACAGTACTAAACTCAAGTAGTGTAAAAGTTAGTGTTTTTGATGAAGCGACTCAAGTTCCGATAGTTGGCGCAAAAGTAATAATGGAATCTGAAGGTGGGTCTGATACAGATACAACTGATAATTTAGGTGCTTTCAGAGTTCAAATACCAACTACAGACTACGTTAAAGTTCGCATATATAAAAATTATTGTGAGCCTTATAAGCAAGACTTAAATTTGAAAAGTAACCCAGATAGACCTAAACCTATTTTCTTGAAATGTTCAGTACCTCAAAAGAAGTCTACGCCTAATAGTTAACTTTTTCAGTATCCTTAAATGTTATCACTGCGCCAGCATTTTCAGCGGATTAAAGAAATAGTTGACTGGAGTTGGACACTAGCCATTTTGTGTATGGTCGGTTATATAACTCTGGGACAACTCGCTCAATTATACTGGGCTATGGTTGTGTTTGGAGGATTAGCCGGTAGCTTCGGTCTATTTTATGAATTTTCCTGTGAAAAACTAGCAGATTTAAATGCTATTGAGGATACATATAAACTTCAAAAGGTAATTGCAACCTCAGCTTTGGCTCAAGATTTACTTGGGAAATTTGCTCACAGAAACCCTGAGATTAAAAATCAGTTTCCTGCTTTTGATCAACTAAGATATCAAGTCAGCAACATCAGAGCTACCTCTGCCGCTAAATTCAAACAACGGGTTAATCAACA
This Nostoc sp. KVJ3 DNA region includes the following protein-coding sequences:
- a CDS encoding Uma2 family endonuclease, with amino-acid sequence MTQTLENAINLPEEQRFFRHGLTWEQFKAIQASFENVPGVRLFYCDGFLEIVTIGKPHEAIRCLIAALLITYFEVKGIEFFPSGSFSQIIPNILEYQADLSYCFGTDKSIPDLCIEVVITSGSPIKLQKYKLMGVPEVWFWEDGTIEVYCLREQQYDKVVKSEFLGELDLPLVNRCLLLSSPLEAIREFRQNIQQ
- the proB gene encoding glutamate 5-kinase; translation: MPLTIVVKIGTSSLTQPETGQLALSTIATLAETLCHLRSQGHRVILVSSGAVGVGCARLGLTERPKAIALKQAVAAVGQGRLIRIYDDLFTTLQQAIAQVLLTRSDLVQRSRYLNAYNTFQELLGLGVIPIVNENDTVAIDELKFGDNDTLSALVASLVEADWLFLLTDVDRLYSADPRSVPDARPIALVSSIKELAELQIQTGSQGSQWGTGGMLTKISAARIAIAAGVRTVITQGRFPRNIEKIIQGELIGTHFEPQPEPTSARKRWIAYGLLPAGKLYLDEGAIAAISLGGKSLLAAGIKAVEGEFDTQDAVQLCDSNSNEIARGLVNYNSNDLQKIRGCHSREIPTILGYAGVETVIHRDNLVLT
- a CDS encoding RMD1 family protein; the encoded protein is MQKLLFSDRDRFRAQALFLGEDIHLHTLENYVCLATMPLMVTVGEHGCAVLLDYGAVVLFNLEPVEKIAFLTKLSSQVTDSFADPETEEVEIHLNIAESERVREGKILLHEFSVERLQIVADILAKSVVLSHYETSLASVFDQIEPFAASLQRENRGRKQSRELLRQLGTTLLVQHKIVGRVEIIDKPELLWESPQLENLYLRLEDEYEIRERHNALERKLELITQTAQTVLEFMQHSSSQRVEWYVVILIVVEILLSLYDIVFKG
- a CDS encoding GNAT family N-acetyltransferase — translated: MTSLLPRNLSVVIRPVQYRDLDGIERITQESFAALTPQGAGFAISQMLMLRRWYGLLKFLSWFPNPLQYRLCAFVAEQGRMLLGMIQVSPFNRTRSTWRIDQVLLERGVDKQGIGSQLLRHCFESILEARTWLLEVNINDIEALALYRQNGFQRLAEMTYWEIEPELLAELAQAEPDLPNLLPVSNADAQLLYQLDTASMPPLVRQVFDRNTRDFKTSLFGALSDAVKQWVTKTEVISGYVFEPQRKAAIGYFQVQLDRKGEVPHVATLTVHPAYTWLYPELLSQLARITQDFPQQGLQLASSDYQAEREEYLERIGAKRIEHTLVMSRSVWHKLRESKFVSLEGIQWTDMLQGLQPARKPIPGGMSWIQPGKLPSSDKPLPIKSEPINFSVKNPSIEVSPIPESADAEPEN
- a CDS encoding DUF3727 domain-containing protein codes for the protein MFSPPFPEENDNAHTSSITLTDDKGRSLECYVEHSLEVDGQEYVLLLPVDSPVEIFSWEGDDEEEEAVLVEDDNIIEQIFANAQAVLSEQNLILKNTAYALTVAGDLPPVEESELFTLEIEDEEADLDPEQLQLLASFYDEDQEYAIYTPLDPLLFFARIAKTGEPELLSPEEFRQVQPLLEEHLFNEVE
- the ruvX gene encoding Holliday junction resolvase RuvX; this encodes MISQEQPKPFISALGLDFGRKRIGVAGCDRTGLIATGITTIERTSFEQDVEQIRQIVNEREVQILVMGLPYSMDGSIGFQARQVQKFTTRLTKALKLPVEYVDERLTSYQAEQLLIAENRSPSRHKGLIDRKAAALILQQWLDVKRASSGSSVAAIEY
- a CDS encoding YqeG family HAD IIIA-type phosphatase; the encoded protein is MAWNNLLQPDLILEGSVLNLTPDIIQKYGLKGLVLDVDETLVPFTVGMASPELREWVEQIRACTALCLVSNNLSEARIGGIARSLNLPYYLGAAKPSRRKIRAAVRTMDLPVHQVGMVGDRLFTDVIAGNRLGMFTILVEPIVHADAALRSHPIRNFEVWVSEILGASITPKKSKIHKT